One window from the genome of Rariglobus hedericola encodes:
- a CDS encoding PQQ-dependent sugar dehydrogenase: MKRRPLVIAGIVALSLAAALTWMFRVPSGPVMPTGKAPHATGWQAVTVINGLVHPWSVAWLPTGEMLIAEKFGHLRLARNGALASEPISGLSEIRSGERSLLMDVSLHPHFAENRWVYLTYGTGTSESSSTRLARGRLSEDLTSITDFQVLHIVSPAKPGFAHFGSRLLWLPDGTLLLALGDGGNPPLRLDGQLMREQAQKLDSQLGKILRLRDDGTVPPDNPFAGRAGVDPFIWTYGHRNVQGLARDAVSGRIWANEHGSRGGDELNRLTAGGNYGWPRATYSIEYTFGIISRETSRPGMVDPVVVWSPAQAPSGLLFYRGDKFPQWRGDLFSGSLKRKEVRHIDLDVEGNVIGQQSLIIGDRVRDVRQGPDGFIYVLTDAENGRLLRIGPQSN, from the coding sequence ATGAAACGTCGCCCCTTGGTCATCGCAGGCATCGTCGCACTTTCTCTCGCCGCCGCGTTGACTTGGATGTTTCGCGTGCCCTCCGGCCCCGTCATGCCCACGGGCAAAGCACCTCACGCCACCGGCTGGCAAGCCGTGACCGTGATCAACGGACTTGTGCACCCGTGGTCCGTGGCTTGGCTCCCAACCGGCGAAATGTTGATCGCCGAAAAATTCGGCCACCTTCGCCTCGCACGCAACGGCGCACTGGCGTCCGAGCCCATCTCCGGCTTGTCGGAAATTCGTTCCGGTGAGCGCAGTCTTTTGATGGACGTCTCTCTCCATCCGCATTTCGCAGAAAACCGCTGGGTCTATCTCACCTATGGCACCGGCACCTCCGAGAGCAGCAGCACGCGACTTGCCCGCGGACGTCTTTCCGAAGACCTCACTAGCATCACCGATTTTCAAGTCCTTCACATCGTCTCGCCCGCCAAACCCGGCTTCGCTCACTTTGGCTCGCGGCTGTTGTGGCTGCCCGACGGCACACTGCTCCTCGCACTCGGCGACGGGGGCAATCCACCCTTGCGCCTCGACGGCCAGTTGATGCGTGAACAAGCGCAGAAACTCGACAGCCAGCTCGGCAAAATTCTCCGCCTGCGCGACGACGGCACCGTTCCGCCTGATAACCCTTTCGCCGGCCGCGCGGGTGTTGATCCGTTCATCTGGACCTACGGCCATCGCAACGTCCAAGGCCTCGCTCGCGATGCCGTGAGCGGCCGCATCTGGGCCAACGAACACGGCTCGCGCGGCGGCGACGAACTGAACCGGCTCACCGCCGGCGGCAACTACGGCTGGCCGCGCGCGACTTACAGTATTGAATACACGTTCGGTATCATCAGCCGCGAAACATCGCGTCCCGGCATGGTTGATCCGGTCGTCGTATGGTCACCCGCCCAAGCCCCGAGCGGACTCCTTTTCTACAGGGGCGACAAATTTCCTCAGTGGCGCGGCGACCTCTTTTCGGGATCGCTCAAGCGCAAAGAAGTCCGCCACATCGACCTTGATGTCGAGGGCAACGTGATCGGCCAGCAATCGCTCATCATCGGCGACCGTGTGCGCGACGTGCGCCAAGGCCCGGACGGATTTATCTATGTGCTCACCGATGCAGAAAACGGCCGCCTGCTGCGCATCGGACCGCAGAGCAACTAA
- a CDS encoding glutaminase: MDELKQWVNEIHLELSTRADKGRVADYIPQLAKVSSDKFGIAVAPVNGPVITAGDADESFSIQSISKLFTLTLALGQIGDRLWERVDREPSGNAFNSIVQLEQEQGKPRNPFVNAGAIAVTDVILGGHRPKEAIGEILRFVRFLANDDAINIDRLVAESEQAHGDRNMALAHFMRSFGVVRHPAAEVLGVYFHQCAIAMTCRQLAQSGLFLANNGRNPATGFNVVSPRRARRINALMMTCGHYDGAGDFAFRVGLPGKSGVGGGILAIVPNKAVIAVWSPGLDASGNSLLGTAALEMLAQRTGWSVFG; encoded by the coding sequence ATGGATGAGCTAAAACAATGGGTGAACGAGATCCACCTCGAGTTGAGCACCCGCGCTGACAAGGGCCGGGTGGCGGATTATATCCCGCAACTGGCCAAAGTTTCCTCGGACAAATTCGGCATTGCGGTGGCCCCCGTGAACGGCCCCGTGATCACGGCGGGCGATGCCGACGAATCATTCTCGATCCAGAGTATTTCTAAATTGTTTACGCTCACGCTCGCCCTCGGCCAGATCGGTGACCGGCTCTGGGAGCGCGTTGATCGCGAACCCTCGGGTAACGCCTTCAACTCCATCGTCCAGCTCGAGCAAGAACAGGGCAAACCGCGCAATCCCTTCGTCAATGCCGGCGCCATCGCCGTCACCGATGTCATCCTCGGCGGACATCGTCCAAAGGAGGCCATTGGCGAAATCCTGCGTTTCGTGCGCTTCCTCGCCAACGACGATGCGATCAACATCGACCGGCTCGTCGCCGAATCCGAGCAGGCCCACGGTGACCGCAACATGGCGCTCGCCCACTTCATGCGTTCCTTCGGCGTGGTCCGGCATCCCGCCGCCGAGGTGCTCGGCGTGTATTTTCATCAATGCGCGATCGCCATGACCTGCCGGCAGCTCGCGCAATCCGGCCTGTTTCTCGCCAACAATGGACGTAATCCCGCCACGGGTTTCAATGTCGTGTCACCACGTCGCGCGCGTCGTATTAACGCCCTCATGATGACCTGCGGCCATTACGATGGAGCCGGCGATTTCGCGTTTCGCGTCGGTCTTCCCGGCAAGAGCGGAGTCGGCGGCGGCATTCTCGCGATCGTTCCTAACAAAGCAGTCATCGCCGTCTGGTCGCCCGGTCTCGACGCCAGCGGCAACTCACTCCTCGGCACCGCAGCCCTGGAGATGCTGGCGCAACGCACCGGCTGGTCCGTCTTTGGTTGA
- a CDS encoding SRPBCC family protein, producing MPTHTIRLHRVFKSSPEKVYRAFLDADAMCRWLPPFGFVGKMHHFEPKVGGSFKMSFINFGSGKGHSFGGTFLELVPHEQLRYNDKFDDPALPGEMTVTVTLKTVLCGTEINIEQSGVPEVIPAEMCYLGWQESLIQLAHLVEPEIPK from the coding sequence ATGCCTACCCACACCATTCGCCTGCACCGCGTCTTTAAATCATCGCCGGAAAAAGTGTATCGCGCGTTTCTCGACGCCGATGCCATGTGCCGCTGGTTGCCGCCTTTCGGCTTCGTTGGAAAGATGCACCACTTCGAGCCGAAGGTTGGCGGCAGTTTCAAGATGTCGTTCATCAATTTCGGATCAGGCAAAGGGCACAGCTTTGGCGGCACCTTTCTGGAGCTCGTTCCTCACGAGCAGCTTCGTTACAATGACAAATTCGACGATCCCGCGTTGCCGGGAGAAATGACTGTGACGGTGACATTGAAAACGGTGCTCTGCGGAACCGAGATTAACATCGAGCAGTCGGGCGTGCCCGAGGTTATCCCGGCTGAGATGTGTTATCTCGGCTGGCAGGAATCGCTCATCCAGCTGGCTCACCTCGTGGAGCCGGAAATTCCAAAGTGA
- a CDS encoding DUF899 domain-containing protein, translated as MITNASTRPPVVSEENWRTARLELLREEKKLLHLQDELAARRRQLPWIKIDKPYTFTGPAGRVTLADLFTGHSQLVIQHFMLGPGWEEGCKSCSFMMDHFNAAAVHLPARDVAFAAVSRAPIAEILPFKKRMGWNVNWVSSHDNDFNFDYHVSFTPEQMAEDQVYYNYGRREFPHEEAPGVSVFTRDAAGTIYHTYSTYGRGVEFIMGTYHILDLTPKGRDEVGLDYGMEWLRHHDRYEQSADAFATT; from the coding sequence ATGATAACCAACGCATCCACCCGCCCGCCTGTCGTCTCCGAAGAAAACTGGCGCACCGCCCGCCTCGAACTCCTGCGCGAAGAAAAGAAGCTGCTCCATCTTCAAGATGAACTCGCCGCCCGCCGCCGCCAGTTGCCGTGGATCAAAATCGACAAGCCCTACACCTTCACGGGGCCCGCGGGCCGTGTCACCTTGGCGGATCTCTTCACAGGTCACAGCCAGCTCGTCATCCAACATTTTATGCTGGGGCCCGGCTGGGAAGAGGGCTGCAAGAGTTGCTCCTTCATGATGGATCATTTCAACGCCGCCGCCGTTCACTTGCCCGCCCGCGATGTAGCGTTCGCCGCCGTATCCCGCGCACCGATCGCCGAGATCCTGCCGTTCAAAAAACGCATGGGATGGAACGTCAACTGGGTCTCCTCGCACGACAACGACTTCAACTTCGACTATCACGTCTCCTTCACGCCGGAGCAGATGGCGGAGGACCAAGTTTACTACAACTACGGTCGCCGTGAATTCCCCCACGAGGAAGCCCCCGGTGTCAGTGTCTTCACGCGCGATGCAGCCGGCACGATCTATCACACCTATTCCACCTACGGGCGCGGCGTGGAGTTCATCATGGGCACCTATCACATCCTCGATCTGACTCCGAAGGGCCGCGACGAGGTAGGCTTGGACTATGGCATGGAGTGGCTTCGTCACCATGACCGCTATGAGCAATCCGCCGATGCCTTCGCGACAACCTGA
- a CDS encoding SRPBCC family protein has translation MKTNDSYGSFNGPAEVRLVRTLPGPIERIWQYLTDPAKRARWFAGGSCEPKAGGKNDLVFKHQNLSPDEEPPEQYKQMNAEGFTMPSTILRFEPPRLLSYTFDDSSEVTFELTPQGDQVILVLTHRARGEDIPSIPGYASGWHTHFSLLAALLEDTTPPPFWALHKQLKAEYQKLYTDAQNA, from the coding sequence ATGAAAACCAACGACTCATACGGCTCTTTTAATGGTCCGGCAGAAGTCCGCCTCGTGCGCACCCTTCCCGGTCCCATCGAACGCATCTGGCAATACCTCACGGATCCCGCAAAACGCGCGCGCTGGTTTGCCGGCGGTTCCTGTGAACCGAAGGCGGGCGGAAAAAACGACCTCGTTTTCAAACACCAAAATCTCTCACCCGACGAAGAACCTCCAGAGCAATACAAACAGATGAATGCAGAGGGCTTCACGATGCCCTCGACCATCCTTCGTTTCGAGCCACCGCGCTTGTTGAGCTACACGTTCGACGACTCTTCGGAAGTCACCTTCGAACTCACCCCGCAGGGCGACCAGGTCATCCTTGTGCTCACTCATCGTGCACGCGGCGAAGACATCCCTTCCATTCCCGGTTACGCAAGCGGTTGGCATACGCATTTCAGTCTGCTCGCGGCCTTGCTCGAAGACACGACGCCTCCGCCTTTCTGGGCGCTGCACAAGCAGCTCAAAGCCGAATACCAGAAACTCTACACCGACGCACAGAACGCGTAA
- a CDS encoding metalloregulator ArsR/SmtB family transcription factor: MQSLAAIADPTRRKIVELLAARERTSGELVAEFEMSAPAISQHLNILREAGLVSTRAEGQSRIQALNPDGFDDLEAWLQKTRSVWSSRLDALERELRAEDAANAKKLTKKKSSS, translated from the coding sequence ATGCAGAGTCTTGCCGCCATTGCCGATCCCACCCGACGGAAAATTGTCGAGCTGCTCGCCGCGCGCGAACGGACCTCGGGTGAACTCGTCGCCGAGTTCGAAATGAGCGCACCGGCGATTTCGCAGCACCTAAACATTCTCCGCGAAGCCGGTCTCGTCTCTACACGAGCCGAGGGTCAGTCGCGCATCCAGGCACTCAATCCCGACGGCTTCGACGACCTCGAAGCGTGGTTGCAAAAAACCCGCTCCGTCTGGTCGAGCCGCCTCGATGCCCTCGAACGCGAGCTGCGTGCGGAAGACGCCGCCAATGCCAAGAAACTTACCAAGAAAAAATCATCATCATGA
- a CDS encoding ATP-binding cassette domain-containing protein has product MSFAQLALQSVEFAHPGMTAPLFTDLTVQFPSGWTGIVGPNGAGKTTLLKVVTGELAVQSGSVHRQGLALYVAQRTDEPPEMFEDFIWAPDATVLKARLRVSEDWPDRWSTLSHGERKRAQIAVALWREPAVLALDEPSNHIDADARRLLLLALTEFTGIGLLVSHDRALLDELCTQCLIIDPPDAVMRPGGVTEAMEQQDSEEKSARHADDIMRRTENRLRDEAQRRRVVAEQKSAASRGSKQIKIPINDHDGRAQRNLAKMSGKDAYAGKMVAQMNQRAGKVATQRSETTLKKRYETGIWVDGASYMPRDFLLRLPAGSLPLGGGRHLNFPDLEIGGTSRIAITGANGLGKSTLINHLLAHLQLPEEKLVSVPQEISAEDSRVLLEAVKRLPNDERGRVMTTISRLGSRPARLLESALPSPGEVRKLLLAIGIVRGPHLIVMDEPTNHMDLPGIMCLEGALVDCPCAMLLVSHDEEFLKKITAIEWHLSRDGTGDTRLEIVA; this is encoded by the coding sequence ATGTCTTTCGCCCAGCTGGCACTTCAATCCGTCGAGTTCGCGCATCCGGGAATGACTGCGCCTTTATTCACCGATTTGACGGTGCAATTTCCTTCCGGCTGGACGGGTATCGTCGGTCCCAATGGAGCGGGGAAGACGACGCTGCTGAAGGTCGTTACCGGCGAACTCGCGGTGCAGTCCGGCTCGGTGCATCGGCAGGGGCTGGCGCTCTATGTTGCCCAACGCACCGACGAGCCGCCGGAGATGTTTGAGGATTTTATCTGGGCGCCTGATGCCACCGTGCTCAAGGCGCGGTTGCGCGTGAGTGAAGACTGGCCGGACCGTTGGTCGACGCTCAGCCACGGCGAACGCAAGCGTGCGCAAATCGCGGTGGCACTTTGGCGCGAGCCGGCGGTGCTCGCGCTCGATGAGCCGAGCAATCACATCGATGCCGATGCGCGGCGGTTGCTGCTGCTGGCGCTGACGGAGTTTACAGGAATCGGGCTGCTGGTGAGTCACGATCGTGCGTTGTTGGATGAACTGTGCACACAGTGTTTGATCATCGATCCGCCGGACGCGGTGATGCGGCCGGGTGGTGTTACCGAGGCAATGGAACAGCAGGATAGCGAAGAGAAATCAGCGCGCCATGCCGACGACATCATGCGCCGCACCGAGAACCGTCTCCGTGACGAAGCCCAGCGACGTCGGGTGGTTGCCGAGCAAAAGTCCGCGGCTTCACGTGGTTCCAAGCAGATCAAAATTCCGATCAACGATCATGACGGACGCGCTCAACGGAACCTCGCCAAGATGTCGGGCAAAGACGCCTACGCCGGAAAAATGGTCGCGCAGATGAATCAGCGCGCGGGCAAGGTCGCGACACAACGCTCCGAGACCACGCTGAAGAAGCGCTACGAAACCGGCATATGGGTGGATGGCGCTTCTTACATGCCGAGGGATTTTTTGCTGCGTCTGCCGGCGGGCAGTCTGCCGCTGGGTGGCGGACGTCATTTGAACTTTCCGGATCTGGAGATTGGTGGAACGAGTCGCATCGCGATCACGGGTGCCAACGGACTCGGCAAGAGCACGCTGATCAATCATCTGCTGGCGCATCTGCAGTTGCCCGAGGAAAAGTTGGTGTCCGTGCCGCAGGAAATCTCGGCAGAGGATTCGCGCGTTTTACTGGAGGCGGTGAAGCGCCTGCCCAACGACGAACGCGGGCGCGTGATGACTACGATCAGCCGGCTCGGTTCGCGTCCGGCTCGTTTGTTGGAGAGTGCGCTGCCAAGTCCGGGTGAAGTGAGGAAGCTGCTCCTCGCGATCGGCATCGTGCGTGGTCCGCATCTCATCGTGATGGATGAGCCGACGAATCACATGGATCTGCCGGGAATCATGTGTCTCGAAGGCGCGCTGGTGGATTGTCCCTGCGCGATGCTGCTGGTAAGCCACGACGAAGAATTCCTGAAGAAAATTACCGCGATCGAATGGCATCTCTCGCGGGATGGGACTGGGGACACCCGGCTCGAAATTGTGGCTTGA
- a CDS encoding DUF7594 domain-containing protein, which yields MNITPRFIKTPLRFGLLVGLFLSSCIAATAQAMNWNTVRIGGGGATTTVQAHPKVQNLFFITTDVGTPYRWNHTTQRWEGLFYKNSVSGWDNRHAAARLAFAPADTTGNTLYATVGGPWSVDGTVLKSSNRGDTWAACSILIDVKPNSEQGAGQRIAVDPLNSNVVYVTTRSSATVTATNGTFKSTDAGASWTKINDLYGSFVQFDVSGGLVGGVTKNIYLGCSNGVYRSTDGGASFTLMAGSPTGVVKADAHSNGTLYVTAGNPWSTTPGGGVFKWNGSSWATITPPASAAYAGVAVNPQNSLQVVVNSSTFTPNYGPFNHYRSNDGGATWTFMNRIADKSEAPWFDTSIGQASTSFCWDPFNSSSVWFSDFFFAYQTTDVWATPANITWKARAAGHEETVSIGTLLSPPSGSNVLLSSIADIGGWDHKSLTTSPSIGMMTFFPWTFAKPGTGNMTGVAVQETNPDFIARVGRVGWDGAAYAGYSTNGGTSYTQWTSPSDAAGGRVAVSATSETMVWVTQQNGSYRSANRGVTWTAIPTLPVGIIIGGNNLFSAGPRYPLAADKVNGNKFYVYHNSKMYVSTDAGVTFSAGGALPYSWPQNNLTVDTTPGKEGDVWVGIITEGLYHSTNSGASFTKITNVQSAEFMSVGKASPDSPTVPAIYVFGTVNNIADSLFRSDNNGVSWTNLGPPQIGVNPNSMTADRQVYGRVFFGTTGNGVMVGSVAGDVTLAASADAFVKDGVSASTNYGTDTGLTVKNDAVDWNRQTYLKFDLSSVSGPINSGRVRLCVQSAGAASSSIGLYASANSSWSESGITWSTKPATTGAALSSVTIPGGLAAGTWLEWDVTTYLQQEKAAGRNTVTLVLQSSTQGSTTGVTFNSRQAASNQPQLKVVANDITLAASADAFVKDGVSASTNYGADPALTVKLDAVDWNRQAYLKFDLSSASGALSSGKVRLCIQDANTTSRSIGIYACANTSWLETGITWGTKPAATGSSLATVTIPGSSPVGTWFEWDVTAYLQQEKAAGRNTVTLVIQSLTAGSTTNITFNSREAAANQPQLKLIQQ from the coding sequence ATGAATATTACCCCACGGTTCATTAAAACCCCTCTGCGCTTCGGCCTGCTTGTAGGCCTGTTCCTGAGTTCGTGTATCGCCGCAACTGCCCAAGCCATGAACTGGAATACCGTCCGCATCGGCGGCGGCGGTGCGACCACCACCGTCCAGGCCCATCCGAAGGTGCAGAATCTTTTTTTCATCACCACGGATGTGGGCACGCCCTACCGCTGGAACCACACAACCCAACGTTGGGAAGGCCTGTTCTACAAAAATTCGGTCAGCGGCTGGGATAATCGCCATGCAGCGGCCCGCCTTGCCTTTGCCCCGGCCGACACGACGGGCAACACGCTTTACGCGACGGTCGGCGGTCCGTGGAGCGTCGATGGCACGGTCTTGAAATCTTCCAACCGGGGAGACACCTGGGCGGCCTGCTCCATTCTGATCGATGTTAAACCCAATAGCGAACAGGGCGCCGGACAACGCATCGCGGTCGATCCGTTGAACAGCAATGTCGTGTATGTCACGACTCGCTCCAGTGCGACGGTCACCGCCACGAACGGAACCTTCAAGTCCACCGACGCCGGTGCGTCGTGGACGAAGATCAACGATCTCTACGGAAGCTTCGTGCAGTTCGACGTCAGCGGCGGACTCGTCGGTGGTGTGACCAAAAACATTTACCTCGGGTGCTCCAACGGCGTGTATCGCAGCACCGATGGCGGCGCCTCGTTCACATTGATGGCGGGCAGCCCGACCGGTGTGGTCAAAGCCGACGCTCATTCCAATGGCACGCTCTATGTGACGGCCGGCAACCCGTGGTCCACGACTCCCGGCGGTGGCGTGTTTAAGTGGAACGGCAGCAGCTGGGCCACCATCACCCCGCCCGCTTCCGCCGCTTACGCAGGCGTGGCGGTCAATCCGCAGAACAGTCTCCAAGTCGTCGTGAACAGCAGCACGTTCACCCCGAACTACGGCCCTTTTAATCACTACCGCTCCAACGACGGCGGAGCGACTTGGACCTTCATGAACCGGATCGCCGACAAGTCCGAGGCACCTTGGTTTGACACCAGCATCGGTCAGGCCTCGACGAGTTTTTGCTGGGATCCGTTTAACTCGAGCAGCGTCTGGTTCAGCGATTTCTTCTTTGCCTATCAAACCACCGACGTGTGGGCGACGCCCGCCAACATCACATGGAAAGCCCGCGCCGCAGGCCACGAAGAAACTGTTTCCATCGGCACGCTTCTGTCTCCGCCCTCGGGCAGCAATGTCCTGCTCTCCAGCATCGCCGATATCGGCGGTTGGGATCACAAGTCCCTCACCACGTCGCCCTCGATCGGCATGATGACGTTCTTTCCGTGGACCTTCGCCAAACCGGGAACCGGCAACATGACCGGTGTAGCCGTGCAGGAAACGAATCCCGACTTCATCGCACGCGTTGGTCGCGTAGGTTGGGACGGTGCGGCCTATGCCGGATACTCCACCAACGGCGGCACGTCCTATACGCAATGGACCAGCCCCTCAGATGCCGCCGGTGGTCGTGTCGCCGTCTCAGCCACCAGCGAAACCATGGTGTGGGTCACCCAGCAAAACGGCTCCTATCGCTCCGCCAATCGCGGGGTGACCTGGACCGCGATTCCGACCCTGCCCGTTGGCATTATCATTGGTGGAAACAATCTCTTTTCGGCCGGCCCCCGCTATCCCTTGGCCGCCGACAAAGTGAACGGAAACAAGTTCTACGTTTATCATAACTCCAAAATGTATGTGAGCACCGATGCCGGCGTGACCTTTTCCGCAGGCGGAGCGCTCCCGTATTCGTGGCCGCAAAACAACCTGACCGTGGACACCACGCCGGGCAAGGAAGGCGATGTCTGGGTCGGCATTATCACCGAAGGACTTTATCATTCGACCAACTCGGGTGCGTCTTTCACCAAGATCACCAACGTGCAAAGCGCGGAGTTCATGTCGGTGGGCAAAGCCTCGCCCGACAGCCCGACGGTTCCCGCGATCTATGTTTTCGGCACGGTCAATAATATCGCGGACAGCCTTTTCCGCTCCGACAACAACGGCGTTTCCTGGACCAATCTCGGTCCGCCACAAATCGGCGTGAATCCCAACAGCATGACGGCTGACCGTCAGGTTTACGGCCGCGTGTTTTTTGGCACCACCGGCAACGGCGTGATGGTGGGCTCTGTGGCCGGCGACGTTACGCTCGCCGCTTCGGCCGATGCCTTCGTCAAAGACGGCGTCAGTGCCTCGACCAACTACGGCACGGATACCGGACTCACTGTGAAAAACGATGCGGTGGACTGGAATCGCCAGACCTACCTCAAGTTCGATCTGAGCAGCGTCTCCGGTCCGATTAACTCGGGTCGGGTTCGCCTGTGCGTGCAGTCGGCCGGCGCAGCCAGCAGCTCCATCGGCCTCTACGCCAGCGCCAACAGCAGCTGGTCTGAAAGCGGCATCACGTGGAGCACCAAACCCGCCACCACCGGCGCCGCGCTCTCATCCGTCACGATTCCCGGCGGTCTCGCCGCCGGCACTTGGCTTGAATGGGACGTGACCACCTACCTGCAGCAGGAGAAAGCCGCCGGTCGCAACACGGTGACGCTCGTGCTGCAATCGTCCACGCAGGGCAGCACAACCGGCGTCACTTTCAATTCCCGCCAGGCCGCCAGCAACCAGCCTCAGTTGAAAGTCGTCGCCAACGACATCACGCTCGCCGCCTCGGCCGATGCCTTTGTGAAGGACGGCGTCAGCGCCTCGACCAACTACGGCGCTGATCCCGCGCTCACGGTGAAACTCGATGCGGTCGACTGGAATCGTCAGGCCTACCTCAAGTTTGATCTGAGCAGCGCCTCCGGCGCACTCAGCTCGGGCAAGGTTCGCCTGTGTATTCAAGATGCCAACACCACCAGCCGCTCTATCGGTATCTACGCTTGCGCTAACACCAGCTGGCTTGAAACCGGTATCACGTGGGGCACCAAGCCCGCCGCCACCGGTTCATCGCTCGCGACTGTCACCATACCCGGCAGCAGTCCGGTCGGAACGTGGTTTGAATGGGACGTGACCGCCTATCTCCAGCAGGAGAAGGCCGCCGGCCGCAACACGGTGACGTTGGTAATCCAATCGCTCACCGCCGGCAGCACCACCAACATCACGTTTAACTCCCGCGAAGCCGCCGCCAATCAGCCTCAGCTCAAACTGATCCAGCAGTAA
- a CDS encoding LamG domain-containing protein, translating to MNSFLTSALMRALFIFTVGLLANSAGAQTLLSHYKLDGNGTDFGTLAVNGTTSGAAAFTNTGAGVGVFDKALRVGTGATDHFVAPTANNSAYALSAITIALWVNVDTASMNDRLVSTLTGTNGFDLYMGGYTVGGGSGGADLFNLTFVVNGTSGGVSSTSATYVSDKWLFLAVTYSANTALFYSGDLTTAASLKSTLSYAGGSIVASSADLEIGGTPATTNDRTPTALFNDVRIYSGALTALQLEAVRASTIPEPSQTALASGLLAFAFLIIQARRRRC from the coding sequence ATGAACTCGTTTTTGACGTCGGCGCTTATGCGCGCGCTGTTTATCTTTACGGTCGGCCTGCTGGCGAACTCCGCCGGTGCGCAGACCTTGCTTTCGCATTATAAGCTTGATGGAAACGGCACGGATTTCGGCACGCTGGCGGTGAATGGCACGACGAGTGGAGCGGCGGCTTTTACCAACACCGGTGCCGGCGTGGGTGTATTTGATAAAGCACTACGCGTTGGCACTGGAGCCACCGATCATTTTGTCGCTCCGACCGCCAATAATTCCGCCTATGCCTTGAGTGCGATCACCATCGCGCTTTGGGTCAATGTCGACACGGCATCGATGAATGACCGGCTGGTGTCCACGCTCACGGGCACCAACGGATTTGATCTCTACATGGGGGGCTACACTGTCGGAGGTGGTTCGGGTGGCGCGGATTTGTTCAACCTGACGTTTGTAGTCAATGGCACCAGCGGCGGTGTGTCATCGACAAGCGCAACCTATGTGAGCGACAAATGGCTTTTCCTCGCGGTTACCTACAGCGCAAATACGGCCTTGTTCTACAGTGGTGATCTCACGACGGCCGCATCCTTGAAGAGCACATTGAGCTATGCGGGGGGCTCCATCGTTGCCAGCTCGGCCGACCTTGAAATCGGCGGAACTCCGGCTACGACGAACGACCGCACGCCGACCGCACTTTTCAACGATGTGCGCATCTACAGTGGCGCGTTGACCGCTTTGCAGCTCGAGGCCGTGCGCGCCTCCACGATACCGGAGCCTTCTCAGACTGCGTTGGCCTCCGGTCTTTTGGCTTTCGCGTTTTTGATTATTCAAGCGCGCCGCCGTCGCTGCTGA
- a CDS encoding DUF2293 domain-containing protein, translating to MPNETREVRPFSKLRHVLTLDGRVLAVPDDWELLPPGDAALSRRIKEDGPTWTVIEMKGRKRFSRGIWASKERIAALQLARADERLDPDYQRKLDAGRKRRAAEQVEYEQDFRSAVMAFLRFHPSRSAEAELMARLITDHAVPVGSGTVARTERIPIEERAEAATIAWMRHQTTGYDNMVIPLVKGRRREVRRLLAQRSHQLLTRYREGYDIDPVTCPLARALAQHRSKPLAVPSSMNPQMALGL from the coding sequence GTGCCAAATGAAACCCGTGAAGTCCGACCGTTTTCAAAACTTCGTCATGTCCTGACGCTGGATGGACGGGTGCTCGCGGTGCCGGACGATTGGGAACTGCTGCCGCCGGGCGACGCGGCCTTGAGCCGGCGTATCAAAGAAGACGGACCGACGTGGACGGTTATCGAGATGAAAGGGCGGAAACGTTTTTCACGCGGCATCTGGGCTTCGAAGGAACGGATTGCCGCGCTCCAACTGGCACGCGCGGATGAACGGCTCGACCCCGATTATCAACGTAAGTTGGATGCGGGTCGCAAACGGCGGGCAGCCGAACAGGTCGAGTATGAACAAGACTTTCGGTCGGCGGTGATGGCGTTTTTGAGGTTTCATCCGAGTCGGTCTGCGGAGGCGGAGTTGATGGCGCGGCTGATCACCGATCATGCGGTGCCGGTGGGCAGTGGCACGGTCGCGCGCACTGAACGCATTCCAATCGAGGAACGGGCCGAGGCGGCGACCATCGCCTGGATGCGGCATCAAACGACCGGTTATGACAACATGGTCATCCCTTTGGTGAAAGGTCGCCGCCGGGAGGTGAGACGGCTGTTGGCTCAGCGTTCGCACCAGCTGCTTACGCGTTACCGGGAAGGGTATGACATCGACCCTGTCACGTGTCCGCTGGCACGCGCATTGGCTCAACATCGATCCAAACCACTCGCGGTTCCGTCGTCGATGAATCCGCAGATGGCTTTGGGTTTATGA